The Alnus glutinosa chromosome 3, dhAlnGlut1.1, whole genome shotgun sequence nucleotide sequence CATTTTCGGCAAGCTAGTAAAACCGTGCATGCATGCTTCGAAGTTCAATCATCACAGCAATATTACTATTCTTGTGAATATTACCGACGTCATTACTAACCGTTGCATTATGCATGCTAATCCGTTTAGAATCTTTTGAGATTTCCTCCCTTCTGTTACATCGATCATTTGATCAAATAGAGAAATATATGATGGTAAGATTTCTCGCAatctatatatttattatgtCGTACGTGTGAACAAATTTTGACCATGGTTAAGAAGATTAAAGTAACTAAAAAGCTCTTCACCATTTCATTAATTACCTCAgacaataaacaataaaatttaatgttttatttaatgaaaGAATGAAAGAGAGGTTCTTAGCAGCTTCGCCAGCATCGAATGAAAACAGTGAGATTTTGGGACCGCATCTTGAGGAATGGATATGATTTAATGGAAATTTAACATGTCAAGACAAAACATCTTATCATGGCATGAGAAATccaaagaaacgaaaaaaaaaaaaaaaaaaaaaaactccaaccCTAGCCTAGGGCGGCCTTTTAGATATAAATACTACAGAGTGTGGTTGAAACAGTAGAAGAGGGTCCTAGTGGAATttattagggtttatttttgtttcactCTTTATTCATTCCATGATAGTTTGAAGGTAGTTCATGGCATGCTTAGACATGTACAACTCCTCCGAGCATAAGGGTCACCACTGCGCTCCAATGAGCCCAAGAATCTCCTTCTCCAACGACTTTGTGGATATCCAGCAGGCCGCCAGCAGCAAGCAAGAAAGGAGCTCCAGAGACGCGCCAGTGTCCTCGGACTTCGAATTTTCTGTCACAAACTATTCCATGATGAGCGGCGCCGACGAGCTTTTCTTCAAGGGCAGGCTGCTTCCCTTCAAGGAAAATTACAACAACCAAATGCAGAGGACCACCACTCTCAGGGATGAGCTTCTTGTTGATGACGACGAAGAACGCGTTTCGCTGAGGCCGCCCAAGGGGTCGACACGGTGGAAGGGCCTTCTGGGTCTGAAGAAAACCCACATTGGGTCCAAGAAAGCTGACAAGGGTGAATCGTCTGTGGATAGTAAAAGGCCTGATTTCGTTCGTGAGGAGGCCCATGTTAGCAAGACTTCGCAGGTGAGAAAAAAGACACTtccaattctttatttttatttttcatttttactgttttgtactatttatttttgggtttgtcCCATTTAATTTGCTTCCTTCATTGATCGCAGGAGCTCTAGTTACAGAAACGTGGAGATTGGGATATAGTGGCAATATTCTTGATGGTGATAGATACCTAAAAGGTGTGGCATTTTTTTGGGAAGGAGAGATAGttttctgtttggacaaaactTAAAGAGGGTCCTGATCTGATCTGCAATAGTTGGTTGGTTTTCAACTTTGGTGGATCTTTTCTTCTGAGTTTTCAACTTTGGTAGATGTTTGTCCGCCGGTTTGGCTGTTTGGTGTACAAAAATGTTTGCAGTTGAACATCTCTGTCTcatgtttttttcaattttgttagtAATTTTCCCCTTGTTCAATGGTGTTTTATATGCATCTTCCTCTAAGGTCTaattgtatctctatcttctattAATTGGGAGGTCTAAGAACACCTTTTAGCATTTTGTGCACAGAAAAAAAGAGGGAGAGCCTTCTCCAACTTCGCCGACTTCCTAGATTCTAATTAAGgttaattcttttcttcttttttatgaataaggttcccttttctttttaaccatttaaaaattaaaaaggaaaatagtaatactaaattactaacccccccccccccctgcgTAGGGGTGGTTTGGTAGGCAGTGTACTATAATGTGACAGCTAAGCCATGGCTGTTCAATGTTCATGGTGTAAAAAAATCTGTTTCAAGTTTGATCAGTGTGTGGCTGTGCATTGGGGACCGGTCTGTGCCAACATAAATGGAAAAGCGTACgtactttaaaataaaataaaattatttacccTAACTGGAAAAGCATACgtactttaaaataaaataaaattatttaaccaggctccaactcacctcctctgTTTCTCGCGTTGTACATGTACTTCTTAGCTGTCAATTATATATGATTTCTTTTACCAGCACTGCCACATtcaagaaccttttttttttttttttttcttaagtgattaaaaaacTTGGATTTAGTCGAAGTCCATCTtaaaaagaacttttttttttttaaggaaagacAATTACTAATTGTATTCTCATGTTGTTTTTGCTATTTATTTGAGATAAATATGGACAAAGGTTTTACATTTAAAATCTTCATAAACTCATGTCTTa carries:
- the LOC133864786 gene encoding uncharacterized protein LOC133864786, producing the protein MACLDMYNSSEHKGHHCAPMSPRISFSNDFVDIQQAASSKQERSSRDAPVSSDFEFSVTNYSMMSGADELFFKGRLLPFKENYNNQMQRTTTLRDELLVDDDEERVSLRPPKGSTRWKGLLGLKKTHIGSKKADKGESSVDSKRPDFVREEAHVSKTSQEL